Proteins encoded together in one Cydia pomonella isolate Wapato2018A chromosome 10, ilCydPomo1, whole genome shotgun sequence window:
- the LOC133522017 gene encoding hemolymph lipopolysaccharide-binding protein-like codes for MSALVSRSVINMKVFIIVNLCFVFLLHGTDGRKFRSDYSYYPEAGGWLKLHEVPANWNNAWLKCFREGAVLASPETENLNNTMKALSANLQNSFAVYTGIHSTFSKGDYYTIEGTPLSKINVSWAPGEPDNFGDKENCLAMFHNGTLADVDCNGIYPFLCYKKKTKLVTNACGTIDSDYALNVKTGSCYKFHRFPQNWTQAFAACSGEGGHLAIINSNLEASVIRDLYVKYPDSVMPGNFEKSMAHIGVSDWGRRGLWFTIHGETLKAAGYDKWVNGYPSADTTSNLNRPCGTVFRDGLLANTKCEMVRPFICEKTPDSLEDYDYYE; via the exons ATGTCTGCACTAGTCAGTAGATCAGTAATAAATATGAAAGTGTTTATTATTGTCAacttatgttttgtctttttgttGCATGGGACCG ATGGCAGAAAATTTCGAAGTGACTACTCTTACTACCCGGAGGCCGGAGGTTGGCTCAAGCTGCATGAGGTGCCTGCTAATTGGAATAATGCATGGTTAAAATGCTTCCGTGAAG GTGCTGTCCTTGCTTCTCCCGAAACCGAAAACCTTAACAATACGATGAAGGCCCTGTCAGCCAATCTGCAGAATTCCTTCGCCGTGTATACAGGAATCCATTCTACGTTTTCTAAAGGAGACTATTACACTATTGAAG GTACTCCGCTCTCGAAAATCAACGTGTCTTGGGCTCCTGGGGAACCTGACAATTTTGGAGACAAAGAGAACTGCCTCGCTATGTTTCACAACGGCACCCTTGCGGATGTGGACTGTAATGGAATCTACCCTTTCCTTTGCTACAAGAAAAAAACTAAGCTGGTTACAAATGCTTGCGGCACAATTGATtctg ATTACGCCTTGAATGTAAAAACTGGCAGTTGCTACAAGTTCCACCGCTTCCCCCAAAACTGGACTCAGGCCTTTGCTGCTTGCTCCGGGGAGGGTGGACACCTTGCCATCATTAATAGCAACCTGGAAGCTTCAGTAATTAGGGATTTGTACGTCAAATATCCCGACAGCGTCATGCCAGGGAACTTTGAAAAGTCTATGGCTCATATTGGAGTATCTGATTGGGGCCGGCGAGGATTATGGTTTACTATTCACG GCGAAACACTGAAAGCCGCAGGTTACGATAAGTGGGTAAACGGCTACCCATCAGCAGATACGACGTCAAACTTAAACCGACCCTGCGGGACTGTGTTTAGGGATGGGCTTCTGGCTAACACGAAGTGTGAAATGGTTAGACCTTTTATTTGCGAAAAAACACCGGATAGCCTGGAAGACTACGATTATTATGAGTAA
- the LOC133521746 gene encoding uncharacterized protein LOC133521746 — protein sequence MRSSVLALRCEEPDQLLKFLLSNNKESFVNMSLPKDRSVTGGDEKTSSRASTKLNPNIFCYNCKEKGHIYSRCPKPLVKCSTCQKVGHKPEMCRLKSDSGSTKADTVPRVMRIYGSNPSDKFRKSVQVNGETVGAFVDLGSEVTLIRESSFSHLGLSHDCIPITMIGFGDKLVQSLGSAELTITIDGVSATVMCRVVNDSLLEKSMLIGQTYSEQPHIVVYKDANKLQFLHIGTELPNLQERVDEKLERVRIVARNRIYGVASVRAATGTEFSGNVVLNTKVVGKPQDQYLVCGGIYEVKQGNLFVMVMPCAASCYLQENFVFARAERVEAVYRLSDIGTTVRQYENEITVEETASSPFDEKQLHIGKNVTEDDKNKLVKLLSCYEDCFASDLASLGCTNTTEMNIELNSERPVVYRPYRLSHHEREKVRAMIDDMLQAGIIRESVSNYASPIILVRKKDGGVRLCVDYRLLNSITVKERYPIPVIEDEIARLAGQSWFITLDLMSGYYQVPISEGSKHLTAFVTPDGQYEYNRMPFGLANAPAVFQRRVLEDAEMVGVLSLT from the exons ATGCGATCTAGTGTTTTAGCTTTACGGTGTGAAGAACCCGATCAGCTTCTTAAATTTCTACTAAGCAATAATAAAGAATCATTCGTAAATATGTCGTTGCCTAAGGATAGGAGCGTGACTGGGGGTGATGAGAAGACGTCTAGTAGAGCCAGCACGAAATTAAATCCtaacatattttgttataactGCAAGGAAAAAGGGCATATTTATTCTCGCTGTCCTAAGCCTTTAGTTAAATGTAGTACGTGCCAAAAGGTGGGCCATAAACCAGAGATGTGTAGGCTAAAGTCAGACTCTGGTTCGACAAAGGCTGACACTGTACCCAGAGTGATGCGCATATACGGATCTAACCCGTCTGACAAATTTAGAAAATCAGTACAAGTTAATGGTGAGACAGTGGGAGCCTTTGTCGACCTAGGAAGCGAAGTCACTCTTATACGAGAATCCAGTTTCTCTCATCTTGGGCTTTCTCATGATTGCATTCCTATTACGATGATAGGTTTCGGTGATAAGCTCGTACAGTCTTTAGGATCGGCGGAGTTGACCATAACAATTGATGGCGTATCCGCCACCGTTATGTGTAGGGTAGTTAATGATAGTCTGCTTGAAAAGTCGATGCTCATAGGTCAGACTTACTCTGAACAACCACATATCGTGGTTTACAAAGATGCAAATAAGTTGCAATTTTTACACATAGGTACAGAGCTTCCTAACTTACAAGAGCGTGTCGATGAAAAGTTAGAGAGAGTAAGAATTGTAGCACGTAACAGGATATATGGGGTAGCTAGCGTAAGAGCCGCCACTGGGACAGAGTTTAGTGGCAACGTTGTGTTAAATACTAAAGTGGTAGGGAAACCTCAAGATCAGTATTTGGTTTGTGGCGGGATTTATGAGGTGAAGCAGGGTAACCTTTTTGTAATGGTTATGCCCTGTGCTGCGTCTTGTTACCtacaagaaaactttgtatttgCGCGAGCAGAGCGTGTAGAGGCGGTATATAGGTTATCGGATATAGGTACAACAGTACGCCAGTACGAAAATGAAATAACTGTAGAAGAAACCGCGTCATCACCGTTTGATGAAAAACAActccatataggtaaaaatgtTACCGAAGATGATAAAAACAAGCTCGTCAAACTTCTCAGCTGTTACGAAGATTGCTTTGCTTCTGATTTAGCTAGTCTAGGTTGCACTAATACGACCGAAATGAATATAGAGTTAAATAGTGAGCGACCGGTCGTATATAGACCTTACAGACTGTCACATCATGAACGTGAGAAGGTCCGTGCGATGATAGATGATATGTTACAAGCTGGTATAATCAGAGAATCCGTATCTAATTACGCTAGTCCTATTATACTCGTCCGAAAGAAGGATGGTGGCGTCAGACTTTGCGTCGATTACAGACTACTCAATTCGATAACCGTAAAGGAACGCTACCCAATACCGGTGATAGAAGACGAGATCGCTCGTTTGGCCGGCCAGTCATGGTTTATCACGTTGGATCTGATGTCCGGGTACTACCAGGTACCAATCTCGGAAGGTAGTAAGCATTTGACAGCGTTTGTCACGCCGGATGGCCAATACGAATATAACCGGATGCCGTTCGGCCTGGCAAATGCGCCAGCGGTGTTCCAAC GTCGAGTGCTAGAAGACGCGGAAATGGTTGGCGTGCTTAGCTTGACCTGA
- the LOC133521747 gene encoding uncharacterized protein LOC133521747, translating into MIAGNYRMKAEARARGERLDPEEAKREQRQTVKRLRDRWKSDLEDSSYGVRSIGALLPSFNQWLDREHGVPSYRLTQVITGHGCFGHYLHEIKREPMTICHDTAQHTLESCRRWAVVRQNMVVAAEITSGDLSLHDVVSAMLRSKRAWKEVEAFCETVISQKEAVERLREDSADAESSILRKVLQHISL; encoded by the coding sequence ATGATAGCTGGAAATTACCGTATGAAAGCAGAGGCCAGAGCGCGTGGAGAACGCCTCGACCCAGAGGAGGCGAAGAGAGAGCAACGACAGACTGTCAAGAGACTGAGGGACCGTTGGAAGAGCGACCTGGAGGATTCCTCCTACGGAGTCCGCAGTATAGGGGCTCTCCTCCCGTCATTCAACCAGTGGCTCGATAGAGAACACGGGGTGCCCAGCTACAGATTGACGCAGGTAATAACCGGACACGGTTGCTTCGGTCATTACCTGCATGAAATTAAGAGAGAGCCCATGACAATCTGCcatgacacggcccagcacacacTTGAATCGTGCAGGCGATGGGCTGTGGTACGCCAAAACATGGTGGTGGCAGCGGAAATCACGAGTGGGGACCTCTCGCTGCACGACGTCGTGTCGGCCATGTTGCGCAGCAAGAGGGCATGGAAGGAAGTTGAGGCCTTTTGCGAAACCGTGATTTCCCAAAAGGAAGCAGTGGAGCGGTTGCGCGAAGATAGTGCAGATGCGGAAAGTTCTATTCTCCGGAAAGTTCTCCAACACATTTCTTTATAA